A region of the Kribbella sp. NBC_01245 genome:
GCGCGGATGCGGCAATGCGTCACCGTGCTGGGGGGAGGTCAGCCCCTGGGGCGGAAGCTGTTCGGTAGCTCGGTTCAACCACGTACCTGACCGCAGCACAGGTCCTCTTTCAGCTGTGTTCGTGTCTGCCAACAGACCGCTACTGCGGGTGACTCGCAGGACTGTACATGACCCGTCAGCGCGCCTGCCATCGGTTCTCAGGACCAGTTGGCAAGGTGGTACCCGCCTTCACTTATACATGCCGCTGTGACCGAAGTGTGACCCAGGGCTCCTATCGGTCCGCAAACAAGGGGTTACGCATCTAAGTGACTCGTGCGTAACCTAGGGCGGCGTCGCCTCGTTGCACTGATGAGCCATCGTCGGTCGGGGCTGTTCTGACGAGTCCGTGAGGAGGACCGGTGGGCGTAGAAGTGCGTGTCGAGGGCCTCACGAAGTCCTTCGGCAGCCAACTCATCTGGGGCGACGTCTCGCTGACGTTGCCGGCCGGAGAAATCTGCGTGATGCTCGGCCCTTCCGGAACCGGCAAGTCCGTATTCCTGAAGACGCTGATCGGTCTGCTCAAGCCCGACAAGGGCCATGTGCACATCGAGGGCACCGATATCGCCACCTGCTCCGAGCGCGAGCTGTACTCGATTCGCAAGCTGTTCGGGGTGCTGTTCCAGGACGGCGCGATGTTCGGCTCGATGAACCTGTACGACAACGTCGCCTTCCCGCTGCGTGAGCACACCAAGAAGTCCGAGTCCGAGGTCCGCTCCATCGTGATGGAGAAGATGGAGATGGTCGGCCTGGTCGGCTCGGAGCGGAAGCTGCCCGGCGAGATCTCCGGCGGGATGCGGAAGCGGGCCGGCCTGGCCCGCGCGCTGGTGCTGGAGCCCGAGATCCTGCTGTTCGACGAGCCCGACTCCGGTCTGGACCCGGTCCGGACGGCGTTCCTGAACCAGCTGATCATCGACCTGAACGAGATGACCCAGGCGACCTGCCTGATCGTCACCCACGACATCAACACCGCCCGGACCGTGCCGGACAACATCGGCCTGCTCTACCACCGGCACCTGGCCATGTTCGGCCCGCGGGAGATGCTGCTGTCCAGCGAGGAGCCGGTGGTCCGCCAGTTCCTGAACGCGCAGCGCATCGGCCCGATCGGCATGTCCGAGGAAAAGGACGCCGACGAGCTGGCCCGCGAGTCCGACCAGGAGCTGCCACCGCTGCCGCCGATCCCGCTGCAGCAGTTGCCGAGCAGTGGCGTGCTGCGCCCGTCGCAGCGCCCACCGGGCGAGTGGTGCCGGGATAACGGCGTCACCCCGCCACCTGGCTCCTTCGAAGGAGCGACGGTAGGTATCTCGTGACTGCCTCCGCCACGGCGCCCCTGAAGCACGCCGGCTCACTGTTCGCGTTCGCCCTGGACACCGGGCGGGCGTCGTTCCGGCGGCCCTTCCAGGTGAAGGAGTTCCTGCAGCAGGCGTGGTTCGTGGCGAGTGTGACGATCATCCCGACCGCCCTGGTCGCCATTCCGTTCGGCGCGGTGATCGCGCTGCAGGTCGGCGGTCTGATCAAGCAGTTCGGCGCCCAGGCGTTCACCGGTTCGGCCGCGGTGCTGGCCGT
Encoded here:
- a CDS encoding ABC transporter ATP-binding protein; the protein is MGVEVRVEGLTKSFGSQLIWGDVSLTLPAGEICVMLGPSGTGKSVFLKTLIGLLKPDKGHVHIEGTDIATCSERELYSIRKLFGVLFQDGAMFGSMNLYDNVAFPLREHTKKSESEVRSIVMEKMEMVGLVGSERKLPGEISGGMRKRAGLARALVLEPEILLFDEPDSGLDPVRTAFLNQLIIDLNEMTQATCLIVTHDINTARTVPDNIGLLYHRHLAMFGPREMLLSSEEPVVRQFLNAQRIGPIGMSEEKDADELARESDQELPPLPPIPLQQLPSSGVLRPSQRPPGEWCRDNGVTPPPGSFEGATVGIS